The window CGATCCTGGACTCCGACGCTGTCCAGAGCCCCCCGAATCACATGGTAGCGAACACCGGGAAGGTCTTTCACCCGGCCGCCGCGAATCAGGACCACGGAATGCTCTTGCAAGTTATGGCCCACCCCAGGAATATACGAGGTAACCTCAAATCCATTCGTCAGGCGCACCCTGGCAACCTTACGCAAAGCCGAATTAGGCTTTTTCGGGGTTGTCGTATAAACCCTGACACAGACTCCGCGCTTCTGAGGACAGCTCTTCAAAGCCGGTGCCGTATTCTTTTTCTTAATCCGTTCCCTACCTTTACGAACCAACTGGTTAATCGTCGGCATTTAAACTTCTCCGTTTGGATTTATATCAGAACTCGCCTTCGGATACGAAAAGAGCCCGCGCTTCTAACAGTTATCACATAGCTTGTCAAGCTCTTTCTTGACTTGATCCGAAAAAAGAACCCGGAACCTCGTTGCCGGAAGACTCAGAGGACTTATCACTTGCTTCTTGATAAATACCATCATTATCAGAAATACTCAGCCAGCGCTTAAGTTTGCTGGAGTTCAGGTGGCTTTCCGTAGCGCCTAGCAAACCCCAGTCGTTTCTCCCCGCGCATGAAGCCTATTAAATCTACTCCTGGTTGAGCGCTCTAACGCGCTCAACCACGGGCCGAAGGAGTACTTAAAAACTGAGATTTCAGCACCGTGAATCGAAGGTAATCACCTTTCAGACCCAAAACAACTACCATTATTTTTGATTATCTCTTAATTTTCACTAAGAGTTTTGCGCATAGATTCCAGATTGGCGGCGGCGGTGTCATTCTCAGACCACAAAGCCAAAGCCTCCAGGTAAGCTTTCTCAGCAAGCGGATAATCAGCCAAATAGCGGTGCGCCATGCCGAAATTCGTCAGACTCACCGAGAGGGCGCGCTCGTAACGCTCAAAAGGCTCTAGTTCTATTTTGTCGGCGGCAAGACCTTCACGACTACGAGCCAACTTTGCCAGAGTTTCAGGATTCGGCCGATTCTCATTCAGCCACTTTCGATACGCGGCGATACTCTTCTCAAAATAACCCAGACCGGCCAAGATCTCGTTTTTATTAGCGGCCAGATCCGCCCGGCTTTTAATCTCTTTGCCCCCGTCACCATAAATACCGATACGCAGGTGAATGGTCCCCAGAGCGTTGTTGACAATCGCGAAATAAAAATCACTACTGAGATCAATGCCCGGAATGGCTCGCAACATTTTCTCGGCTTCGGCATAACCTTTCAGGGCCTGTTCAAATCTCCCCCGGACCATCTGTTTTTCAGCTTTACTGTAGACTTGCATCGGCGCCTTATAAGCCGCATTTTCACCCAAGCTGCGTTCAGCCACATCACGCCAGAGAAAAAACATGGCTACGACTGTAGAGAGCAGGACAATCAGGGCAACCATTTTCATTTTCCGGTTTAAAACCAGTAATTCGCCGCCCAGTAAAGCCATTTCAAACCTCTATCCTTATATTATTTACATGTTATGCCGCTCAACCCGAGGTTGTCTCCTATACTCACATGCCAGGGCCTTGTCAACCGATTTTACTCCTCATTTCCAGACCTCCGCCGCCAATCGCCGGAAAAGACCAGCGAAATCTCCGGTAGTCATTATAACCACCAATTCCTTTTCCCCGCTTCGACTCTTAAGCTGCTCGAACAGGACTTCAATCCGCTGAAAAGCTTGGGCCGGTTTGCCGGCGGTGCATAAATTCTCCGCCAGCATCCCCGTATTCAAGGCCTCGTTCTCAGGCAATAAGGCCAAACCATGAACCGGGGCCAGCCAGACCTCATCGGCGGCGGCAAAGGCACCCTCCAGTTCACGCTGAAAAAGATTGCGTCTACTGGTTGCGGTGCGTGGTTCAAAAACCGCCAGCACACGATAAGCGGGGAAATGCTCACGCAAAGCGGCAAGGGTTTTGCCAACCGCAGTGGGATGATGGGCAAAATCGCTGATATAAATGGTATTTCCGCAACGGCCAACCAGTTCCTGCCGCCGTTTGACCCCGGCAAAGGTTCGCAATCCAGCCAAGATTTCGTTTTCGGGCAAGCCCAGCTGGAGCATCATAACCAGCACCGCCAGAGCGTTCTCAGCATTATGACGCCCCAAAACCCCAAGGGAAAA is drawn from Pseudomonadota bacterium and contains these coding sequences:
- a CDS encoding 30S ribosomal protein S12, whose translation is MPTINQLVRKGRERIKKKNTAPALKSCPQKRGVCVRVYTTTPKKPNSALRKVARVRLTNGFEVTSYIPGVGHNLQEHSVVLIRGGRVKDLPGVRYHVIRGALDSVGVQDRRQGRSKYGAKRPK
- a CDS encoding UDP-N-acetylmuramate:L-alanyl-gamma-D-glutamyl-meso-diaminopimelate ligase, with translation TGKADFVLEGDEYNSAFFDRHAKFHHYRPTHLIITGIEMDHADLFAGLNEIVDEFRGLIASLPPSGLLVAAADCPVLAELLPKAPCRVLTYGWSPAADYRLLEYRPQAAGGRVRYAAENGADFEFSLGVLGRHNAENALAVLVMMLQLGLPENEILAGLRTFAGVKRRQELVGRCGNTIYISDFAHHPTAVGKTLAALREHFPAYRVLAVFEPRTATSRRNLFQRELEGAFAAADEVWLAPVHGLALLPENEALNTGMLAENLCTAGKPAQAFQRIEVLFEQLKSRSGEKELVVIMTTGDFAGLFRRLAAEVWK